A part of Synechococcus sp. KORDI-49 genomic DNA contains:
- a CDS encoding FAD-binding oxidoreductase — protein sequence MGLAMAHQLARRGRQVLVISRRRSEAAGFVAAGMLAPHAEGLQDELLQLGETSLERIPSWVAQIEADSSLPCGLRTSGIVVPFTDAGERDAYPTAALGQSLNRSQLEQEIPDLGEDWTTGLLFEQDGQIDNRRRLMRALERACVSLGVHFLEGAEVSKLAQDSDGALRGVQVRTAEGDEQVFETRAAVLCSGAWSRMLVPELPVFPVKGQMLSLQGPREALKRVIFGPGIYLVPREDGLVVVGATSEREAGFSEGLTPDGQKQLQTGIASLLPVAAGWPPMERWWGFRPCTPDEGPLLGPGPSSGLWLACGHHRNGVLLAAVTAQLLTAAISEEPLSSSDEALLRAFNWSRFAERDQPSTRQP from the coding sequence ATGGGACTGGCGATGGCGCATCAGCTGGCCAGACGCGGGCGACAGGTTCTGGTGATCAGCCGGCGGCGAAGCGAAGCAGCGGGCTTCGTCGCCGCCGGCATGCTCGCCCCCCACGCAGAAGGACTGCAAGACGAGCTGCTGCAGCTCGGTGAAACGAGCTTGGAGCGCATCCCGAGCTGGGTGGCCCAGATCGAAGCCGACAGCAGCCTCCCCTGCGGTCTCCGCACCAGTGGAATCGTGGTGCCGTTCACGGATGCGGGAGAACGGGATGCCTATCCCACCGCTGCCCTTGGGCAATCTCTGAACCGATCTCAACTTGAGCAGGAGATCCCGGATCTGGGGGAGGACTGGACCACTGGTCTGCTGTTTGAGCAGGACGGACAGATCGACAACCGCCGCAGGCTGATGCGAGCCCTGGAACGAGCCTGCGTCTCACTCGGCGTGCATTTTCTCGAGGGCGCCGAAGTGAGCAAGCTTGCCCAGGACTCCGATGGAGCTCTCAGGGGCGTGCAGGTGCGTACCGCGGAGGGAGACGAACAGGTCTTCGAGACAAGGGCAGCTGTTCTCTGCAGTGGAGCTTGGAGCCGAATGCTGGTCCCTGAACTGCCGGTCTTCCCCGTGAAGGGGCAGATGCTGTCTCTCCAGGGCCCTCGCGAGGCCTTGAAGCGGGTGATCTTCGGCCCCGGCATCTATCTCGTTCCGCGGGAGGACGGTCTGGTCGTCGTCGGAGCCACGAGCGAACGGGAGGCAGGCTTTTCCGAGGGGCTCACCCCGGATGGTCAGAAACAGCTGCAGACGGGAATCGCCAGCCTGTTGCCGGTTGCTGCGGGCTGGCCACCGATGGAGCGCTGGTGGGGCTTCCGCCCCTGCACCCCGGATGAAGGCCCGCTGCTCGGACCTGGCCCGAGTTCCGGTCTGTGGCTGGCCTGCGGCCATCACCGCAACGGCGTGCTGCTTGCCGCCGTGACCGCCCAGCTGCTGACAGCGGCGATCTCGGAGGAACCCCTCAGCAGCAGCGAT